A stretch of the Geovibrio thiophilus genome encodes the following:
- a CDS encoding Tll0287-like domain-containing protein, producing the protein MKISTKMTVFINIFLIACFSGLFIFNAKNARETAFEAEIDKARKIITMAEGIREYSNSLIHSGTVNIDALKSDTEKLVQIIPVVSAIRVSEAKAELTGMQFKVPKNSPRNPKNNPDEIDIEALEHLQKIDTKTGDTPEHVVYDHSGGIVRYYKAVRLTKECEWCHGDPATSMALWGNDQGLDPTGVRMENWRAGEIHGAFEFMIPMAPINATVGAVIIKDFTAMVLILLILSVSTVYMSRRVLFIKLKVLETRLKI; encoded by the coding sequence ATGAAAATAAGCACCAAAATGACGGTTTTCATTAATATCTTTCTCATCGCCTGTTTTTCGGGGCTCTTTATATTTAACGCCAAAAACGCACGGGAAACAGCGTTTGAGGCGGAGATAGACAAGGCTAGGAAAATAATAACAATGGCGGAAGGGATAAGAGAATACTCAAATTCTCTTATTCACAGCGGAACAGTGAATATTGATGCACTGAAAAGTGATACGGAAAAGCTTGTGCAGATTATACCCGTAGTATCTGCGATCAGGGTTTCCGAAGCCAAGGCGGAACTGACCGGCATGCAGTTCAAGGTTCCGAAAAATTCCCCCCGTAACCCTAAAAACAATCCGGACGAGATTGACATTGAAGCCCTTGAACACCTTCAAAAAATAGATACTAAAACGGGAGACACGCCGGAGCATGTGGTATATGACCACAGCGGAGGTATAGTCCGTTATTACAAGGCAGTGCGCCTTACCAAGGAATGCGAGTGGTGTCACGGTGACCCGGCAACCTCGATGGCTTTATGGGGCAATGATCAGGGGCTGGATCCCACAGGGGTCAGGATGGAAAACTGGCGGGCGGGAGAGATACACGGCGCCTTTGAGTTTATGATACCCATGGCGCCCATTAATGCCACAGTCGGCGCGGTTATTATCAAGGATTTCACCGCGATGGTGCTTATCCTGCTCATTCTCAGTGTAAGCACGGTTTATATGAGCCGCAGAGTGCTGTTCATCAAGCTGAAGGTTCTGGAAACAAGGCTGAAAATATAG
- the aroF gene encoding 3-deoxy-7-phosphoheptulonate synthase, translated as MIVVMRMDAEEKHLNDVVARAEELGFSPHVIFGKERNVIGLVGANVKKDSVCVISEMPGVDNIVPISKPYKLASKEVKPETSIVDVCGVKFGGGEIPIIAGPCSVESEEQIVRSAQMVKAAGAKILRGGAFKPRTSPYAFQGHGEEGLKYLAAARQETGLPICTEVVNPRNVELVYKYTDMFQVGARNIQNFALLTMLGQTDKPVLLKRGMSTTIEEFLMAAEYILSEGNQRVILCERGIRTFETATRNTLDISCVPVVKDKSHLPIIIDPSHSGGHRQYVSALSKSAIAVGADGVIIEVHPEPDKAWSDAAQTISPEHFIQLMGEMRAVALAVGRYM; from the coding sequence TCATCTTCGGCAAGGAACGGAATGTCATCGGGCTTGTGGGGGCGAATGTCAAGAAAGACAGCGTCTGCGTAATATCCGAGATGCCCGGAGTCGACAACATAGTTCCCATCAGCAAGCCTTACAAACTCGCCAGCAAAGAAGTCAAACCTGAAACATCAATCGTAGACGTATGCGGAGTAAAATTCGGCGGCGGAGAGATTCCGATCATCGCCGGTCCCTGCTCCGTTGAGTCGGAGGAACAGATAGTCCGTTCTGCTCAGATGGTAAAAGCGGCTGGAGCCAAAATCCTCCGCGGAGGCGCCTTCAAGCCGAGAACAAGCCCTTACGCCTTCCAAGGGCACGGTGAGGAAGGGCTTAAATATCTCGCGGCAGCAAGACAGGAAACAGGGCTTCCCATCTGCACGGAAGTGGTAAACCCCAGAAATGTAGAGCTTGTTTACAAATACACGGATATGTTTCAGGTCGGCGCACGCAACATACAGAACTTCGCTCTGCTTACAATGCTCGGTCAGACGGATAAGCCTGTTCTTCTTAAGCGGGGCATGTCAACCACTATAGAAGAGTTTCTTATGGCAGCGGAGTACATCCTCAGTGAGGGCAACCAGAGGGTTATCCTCTGCGAGAGAGGGATCAGGACATTCGAGACAGCGACAAGAAACACACTTGATATAAGCTGCGTTCCCGTTGTTAAGGATAAATCACACCTTCCGATAATAATAGACCCCAGCCACTCCGGCGGACACAGGCAGTATGTTTCGGCTCTGTCGAAATCCGCCATCGCAGTCGGTGCGGACGGCGTAATAATAGAGGTTCATCCCGAACCGGATAAAGCATGGAGCGATGCCGCGCAGACCATCAGCCCTGAGCACTTCATCCAACTGATGGGGGAAATGCGGGCAGTAGCGCTTGCCGTCGGCAGATACATGTAA
- a CDS encoding methyl-accepting chemotaxis protein produces the protein MEHKGNDELGAIATNFNLFINYIKSIVMDIQEQAEYITRATEKLDSNIDEITDGISAQKEDTAQLSAAVTEMYANIDSIAENSRLTYQKAIQTQNAAGKGDKAVTEMIAKMEELTRTINESSRMVEDLKTSTDKIGDIIEVINDIADQTNLLALNASIEAARAGEQGRGFAVVAEEVRKLAERTQTATKEISEMIISLQKESQKAASNIGNSVTKVEQGSKVASIAGEALKEIISDSRESTEMVRQIQSSTSEQTSAISLITENTGKINLVADNNDERLQEISGETDMLNSRAKELAAKVQSFKTK, from the coding sequence ATGGAGCACAAGGGCAATGACGAGCTGGGAGCCATAGCGACAAACTTCAATCTGTTTATCAACTACATCAAATCGATCGTAATGGATATTCAGGAGCAGGCGGAATACATAACCCGTGCTACGGAAAAACTGGACAGCAACATTGATGAGATCACTGACGGAATATCCGCGCAGAAGGAAGATACCGCCCAGCTCTCAGCCGCTGTTACGGAAATGTATGCGAATATAGACAGCATCGCGGAGAACTCCCGTCTTACATACCAGAAAGCAATCCAGACGCAGAACGCAGCGGGGAAAGGGGATAAGGCGGTCACCGAAATGATCGCCAAAATGGAGGAGCTTACCCGCACAATAAACGAATCGTCCCGCATGGTGGAGGATCTCAAAACCTCCACTGACAAAATCGGCGACATCATAGAGGTGATAAACGATATAGCCGACCAGACAAACCTTCTGGCGCTCAACGCCTCAATAGAAGCAGCCAGAGCAGGAGAGCAGGGGCGGGGCTTCGCTGTCGTGGCTGAGGAGGTGCGCAAGCTTGCCGAAAGAACACAGACAGCGACAAAAGAAATATCCGAGATGATTATCTCCCTCCAGAAGGAATCGCAGAAGGCAGCCTCGAACATAGGCAACTCCGTAACAAAGGTGGAGCAGGGGAGTAAAGTCGCCTCCATCGCAGGAGAAGCCCTGAAGGAGATCATAAGTGATTCCCGTGAATCCACGGAGATGGTACGGCAGATCCAGTCTTCGACTTCCGAGCAGACGAGCGCAATTTCACTTATCACCGAGAACACGGGCAAGATCAATCTTGTCGCCGATAATAATGATGAGAGACTTCAGGAAATAAGCGGGGAAACGGATATGCTGAACTCCAGAGCCAAGGAACTTGCAGCTAAAGTGCAGTCATTTAAGACGAAATAA
- the gltX gene encoding glutamate--tRNA ligase, with product MSVRVRFAPSPTGHIHVGNARTALFNYLYARNTGGTFILRIEDTDFDRSTLASEELIYEDMKWLLMDWDEGPMKGGAFGPYRQSERFDIYKKYTEELLEKGHAYKCWCTKEELDAEREKARIENRQPVYGGKCRHLSPAQKAELEASGAPFAIRFKIDKDVVHISDSIKGEIDFETGVFGDFIIVRPDGVPVYNYVVVIDDALMNISHVIRGDDHLSNTPKQALIFDALNFSRPEFIHIPMILGEDRSKLSKRHGNTSIEQFRSQGYLNDALFNFLALLSWSDDQEREIIGKEDLIKSFSLDRISTSAAVFDFGKLKWLNGQYIRMKTPEELADLCLPFLMSAGLPADRLDREVYVKMIASIASKMELLGDAPEVMKVYFQYQTPDEDAAEFLKLETTPAVLKSFREKIAAFSGYIKEDEYKDIPKSVQTETGVKGKPLFMAIRVGISGSVKGPEIDKMATLMPVDELLRRLDAALEIIG from the coding sequence ATGTCAGTAAGAGTGAGATTCGCACCCAGCCCCACAGGGCACATACACGTAGGGAACGCCAGAACGGCGCTTTTCAATTACCTTTATGCACGCAATACAGGGGGCACTTTCATTCTGAGGATAGAGGACACGGACTTTGACCGCTCCACTCTCGCCAGCGAAGAATTGATATATGAGGACATGAAATGGCTTCTCATGGACTGGGACGAGGGTCCCATGAAGGGGGGCGCATTCGGTCCGTACAGACAGTCAGAGAGATTTGACATATACAAAAAATACACTGAAGAGCTTCTGGAAAAAGGGCACGCCTACAAATGCTGGTGCACCAAGGAAGAGCTTGACGCCGAAAGGGAAAAAGCCCGCATAGAAAACCGCCAGCCCGTTTACGGCGGAAAATGCAGACACCTTTCCCCCGCACAGAAAGCGGAGCTTGAGGCATCGGGAGCTCCTTTCGCGATCCGTTTTAAGATAGATAAGGATGTCGTCCACATTTCCGACAGTATAAAAGGCGAGATCGACTTTGAGACAGGCGTTTTCGGCGACTTCATCATAGTCCGCCCTGACGGTGTGCCTGTTTACAACTATGTGGTTGTCATTGACGATGCCCTGATGAACATCAGCCATGTAATAAGAGGGGACGATCACCTCAGCAACACTCCCAAGCAGGCGCTGATATTCGACGCTCTGAATTTCAGCCGCCCCGAATTCATCCACATCCCCATGATCCTCGGAGAGGACAGATCCAAGCTCTCCAAGCGTCACGGAAACACCAGCATTGAGCAGTTCCGCTCTCAGGGCTACCTGAATGACGCCTTGTTTAACTTTCTCGCCTTATTAAGCTGGTCGGATGATCAGGAGAGGGAGATCATCGGCAAAGAGGATCTGATAAAATCCTTCAGCCTTGACCGCATATCCACAAGTGCGGCAGTTTTCGATTTCGGCAAACTGAAATGGCTCAACGGACAGTACATCCGCATGAAAACCCCTGAGGAGCTTGCGGATCTCTGCTTGCCTTTCCTCATGAGTGCCGGTCTCCCCGCCGACAGGCTTGACAGAGAGGTATATGTAAAAATGATCGCCTCAATCGCCAGCAAAATGGAGCTTCTCGGCGACGCGCCGGAGGTTATGAAGGTATACTTCCAGTATCAGACGCCGGATGAGGACGCCGCGGAGTTTCTTAAGCTTGAGACGACACCTGCTGTATTGAAGTCTTTCAGGGAAAAAATCGCCGCATTCAGCGGATATATAAAAGAAGATGAGTACAAAGATATACCCAAATCCGTGCAGACGGAAACAGGCGTAAAAGGAAAGCCCCTTTTCATGGCGATAAGGGTGGGAATATCCGGCTCGGTAAAAGGACCGGAGATAGACAAGATGGCAACTCTCATGCCTGTGGACGAACTGCTCAGAAGACTGGACGCGGCTCTGGAGATCATAGGCTAA